One region of Vitis vinifera cultivar Pinot Noir 40024 chromosome 1, ASM3070453v1 genomic DNA includes:
- the LOC100259429 gene encoding NAD(P)H-quinone oxidoreductase subunit L, chloroplastic: MSCSFSIQIPKALPCLFHSQCKFPSLSISSIQKQSHHAKPIKTITSIIKKSVDYISTNKHSLAIQVGALLATVEKPAFAVTGVNKEVDLIWVLIQLGIVLFWYFLIMPPIIMNWLRIRWYERNLLEMYLQFMFVFMFFPGVMLWAPFLNFRKFPRDPSMKYPWSTPQNPTQVKNAFLKYPFAKPEDYR; this comes from the exons ATGAGCTGCTCATTCAGTATCCAAATTCCAAAGGCTTTGCCTTGTCTCTTCCATTCTCAATGCAAATTCCCTTCTCTCAGTATTTCTTCTATACAAAAACAATCCCATCATGCCAAACCCATCAAG ACAATTACAAGCATCATCAAGAAGTCGGTTGATTATATCAGTACAAATAAACATAGTTTGGCAATACAAGTTGGAGCACTCTTGGCCACT GTTGAGAAACCGGCATTTGCGGTAACCGGAGTGAATAAGGAGGTGGATTTGATATGGGTTTTGATTCAGTTGGGAATTGTTTTGTTTTGGTACTTTCTTATCATGCCA CCAATCATCATGAACTGGCTTAGGATAAGATGGTATGAAAGAAACCTGTTGGAGATGTATTTGCAGTTCATGTTTGTCTTCATGTTCTTTCCAGG TGTGATGCTCTGGGCACCATTTCTGAACTTCAGGAAATTCCCAAGAGATCCGTCAATGAAGTATCCTTGGTCCACGCCTCAAAATCCCACACAAGTTAAAAATGCCTTTCTCAAGTACCCTTTTGCTAAACCTGAAGACTATCGATGA
- the LOC104879326 gene encoding thaumatin-like protein 1, with protein MGCNFDGSGLGSCIIGDCGSGTIECNGVGVALPATLAEFTLGTGGQDFYNVSLIDGCNLSMIVERSGWSRMCASTGCTVDLNQGCPAKLKVEDGNVCRSEHVRGIWEPGVQLQQRV; from the exons ATGG GATGCAACTTTGACGGATCTGGGTTGGGTTCTTGCATCATTGGCGACTGTGGGTCAGGGACCATCGAATGCAACGGCGTCGGTGTTGCCTTACCGGCGACACTGGCAGAGTTCACTCTCGGCACCGGTGGGCAAGACTTCTACAACGTGAGCCTCATCGATGGCTGCAACCTATCGATGATAGTGGAAAGAAGTGGTTGGTCAAGAATGTGCGCGTCGACAGGCTGCACGGTGGATCTGAACCAGGGCTGTCCGGCGAAGCTGAAGGTCGAAGACGGCAACGTGTGCAGGAGCGAGCACGTGCGAGGCATTTGGGAGCCCGGAGTACAATTGCAACAACGCGTATAG
- the LOC100255981 gene encoding uncharacterized protein LOC100255981 isoform X1, with translation MMASTIPPHFKFKVWNNHPHPNTHLDVIAVRPTRTRRSPTASFCSTHQHHLLHHHIFNHKSSSIRTVLTRVSGDGGGIVDAASQQSASADGMCSSLLALHGDASSHLLLQDRNTINSSSPSLGDGYVALFVRMLGLDNDPLDREQAVVALWKYSLGGKQYIDAIMQFRGCLNLTVNLLKSDSSSTCEAAAGLLREIASINLHRESVAESGAIEEITGLLRHSSLTSEVKEQSICTLWNLSVDEKLRMKIANTDLLPLVIRSLEDEDIKVKEAAGGVLANLALSTSLHSIMVEAGVIPKLAKLLRIDVEGSKVIKKEARNALLELAKDEYNRILIVEEGLVIVPMIGAAAYKALTPGLYSWPSLPDGTKIEQSSKAPSKYGASELLLGLNIDDKNAEIDKSKINAVVGRTQQQFLARIGAIEVEDERKSQSVSTSQRFTLLPWMDGVARLVLILGLEDELAISRAAESIADASINEHMRISFKEAGAMKHLVRLLDHNNDSVRFAVTCALERLSVSNSICQLIEAEGVIYPLLNALKHSGTSETLMEKTLDILARILDPGKEMKSKFYEGPVNGSKKGLNAMGRPDATIQFVGNMDETAVSKSTTGKDVMDSAIIACLVEILKTPSPNLQRKASSILEFLTIIEPHLDTILSVDIESGLEAVFQQKILDDTESDMGDQRPELHALKVEEAGLAISAASRLLTKLLDFVQFRQTINAARFTKLLRKTLRSNIPLHNKDWVAACLVKLSSLSGPNQDFDDPVNLEVTLYETVPRLVEQIKTSFSPEAQEAAVIELNRIISEGVVDSTRAVAAEGGIFPLVKVIEEGSERAVEAALAILYNISMDSENHSAIIAAGAIPALRRIVLSQGPQWMRALHLLRTLPT, from the exons ATGATGGCTTCGACAATACCACCTCATTTCAAGTTTAAGGTTTGGAACAATCATCCACACCCAAACACCCACTTGGATGTTATTGCAGTTAGACCCACAAGAACCCGAAGGAGTCCAACTGCCTCATTCTGTTCTACCCATCagcatcatcttcttcatcatcataTCTTCAACCACAAATCAAGTTCTATCCGTACAGTCCTCACAAGGGTCAGCGGCGATGGTGGAGGTATTGTTGATGCCGCCTCACAACAGTCTGCTTCTGCG GATGGCATGTGCTCTTCCCTCCTGGCTTTACATGGTGATGCATCCTCTCACTTACTGTTGCAGGACAGAAATACAATAAACAGCAGCTCTCCTAGTCTTGGTGATGGTTATGTGGCATTGTTTGTTCGGATGCTTGGGCTAGATAATGATCCTCTTGATAGGGAACAGGCAGTAGTAGCATTGTGGAAATATTCACTTGGAGGAAAGCAGTATATTGATGCCATAATGCAATTCCGAGGCTGCTTAAATCTCACAGTAAATCTCCTTAAATCAGACTCCAGTTCTACTTGTGAAGCAGCTGCAGGCCTTCTACGAGAAATAGCTTCAATTAATCTACACAGAGAGTCAGTAGCAGAAAGTGGGGCAATAGAAGAGATAACTGGTTTGTTGAGGCATTCTTCCTTGACATCTGAG GTGAAGGAGCAAAGTATTTGTACTCTATGGAATCTGTCTGTAGATGAAAAGCTCAGAATGAAAATTGCTAACACTGATCTTCTGCCGCTAGTAATCAGGTCCCTGGAGGATGAGGATATTAAAGTGAAGGAGGCAGCTGGAGGGGTTTTGGCAAATTTGGCATTAAGCACATCTCTTCACAGCATCATGGTTGAAGCAGGTGTTATTCCAAAATTG GCAAAGCTTTTAAGAATTGATGTAGAAGGATCTAAAGTCATTAAAAAGGAAGCAAGAAATGCATTGTTGGAACTTGCTAAggatgaatataatagaattcTCATCGTTGAGGAGGGTCTGGTCATAGTGCCAATGATTGGTGCAGCTGCCTACAAGGCCTTGACACCAGGTTTGTACTCATGGCCTTCTTTACCTGATGGTACAAAGATCGAACAGAGTTCCAAAGCTCCCTCAAAGTATGGCGCCTCTGAATTACTCCTTGGATTGAATATTGATGACAAGAATGCTGAAATAGATAAAAGCAAGATAAATGCAGTAGTTGGGCGTACACAGCAACAGTTTCTTGCTCGTATTGGGGCTATAGAGGTGGAAGATGAAAGAAAATCCCAATCTGTATCCACAAGTCAGCGGTTTACACTTTTGCCATGGATGGATGGTGTTGCTCGGTTAGTTCTGATTCTTGGGCTTGAAGATGAGTTGGCCATTTCAAGAGCTGCAGAATCAATTGCTGATGCATCTATTAATGAGCATATGCGGATCTCATTCAAGGAAGCTGGAGCCATGAAGCATCTAGTTCGACTTTTAGACCATAATAATGATTCGGTTAGATTTGCTGTAACTTGTGCTTTGGAAAGGTTGTCTGTCAG CAACAGCATCTGCCAGCTAATCGAAGCTGAAGGTGTTATATATCCTTTACTTAATGCTCTGAAGCACTCAGGGACATCTGAAACTTTGATGGAAAAG ACTTTGGATATTTTGGCACGGATTTTAGACCCTGGTAAAGAAATGAAATCAAAG TTTTATGAAGGACCAGTTAATGGATCAAAGAAGGGATTGAATGCAATGGGAAGGCCTGATGCCACTATTCAATTTGTTGGAAACATGGACGAGACAGCTGTATCAAAATCAACTACAGG GAAAGATGTCATGGACTCTGCCATCATTGCTTGCCTTGTTGAAATTTTAAAGACTCCATCCCCAAATTTGCAGAGAAAAGCATCTTCCATCCTTGAGTTCCTGACAATTATTGAGCCACACTTGGACACAATCCTTTCAGTAGACATTGAATCTGGTTTGGAAGCTGTTTTCCAACAGAAGATTTTGGACG ATACAGAATCTGATATGGGTGATCAGCGGCCAGAACTACATGCCTTGAAAGTCGAAGAAGCCGGTCTCGCTATATCTGCTGCATCACGCTTACTGACAAAATTACTTGACTTTGTGCAGTTTCGCCAAACAATAAATGCTGCACGGTTCACAAAATTGCTACGTAAAACTCTCAGGTCAAATATTCCTCTTCACAACAAAGACTGGGTTGCAGCTTGCCTAGTTAAACTGAGTTCTTTGTCTGGTCCCAACCAAGATTTTGATGATCCAGTCAACCTGGAGGTAACTCTTTATGAGACTGTCCCAAGACTTGTTGAGCAGATCAAAACCTCTTTCTCTCCAGAAGCACAAGAAGCTGCTGTTATAGAACTCAACAGAATAATTTCGGAAGGGGTGGTGGATTCTACTCGTGCAGTTGCTGCTGAGGGAGGAATATTCCCATTAGTGAAGGTGATTGAAGAAGGGAGTGAGAGGGCTGTTGAAGCTGCCTTAGCTATACTGTATAATATAAGCATGGACAGTGAGAACCATTCGGCAATTATAGCTGCTGGAGCAATCCCAGCATTGAGGAGAATTGTTCTTTCACAAGGGCCACAGTGGATGCGAGCGCTTCATTTGCTGAGGACTTTGCCTACATGA
- the LOC100254309 gene encoding putative clathrin assembly protein At2g01600 isoform X1, whose protein sequence is MATLQTWRKAYGALKDSTKVGLAHVNSDFADLDVAVVKATNHVECPPKERHIRKILVATSAIRPRADVAYCIHALSRRLAKTHNWTVALKTLIVIHRALREGDPTFREELLNFSQRGRILQLSNFKDDSSPIAWDCSAWVRTYALFLEERLECFRILKYDIEAERLPRPAQGQEKGYSRTRELDSEELLEQLPALQQLLHRLIGCRPEGAAIGNYVIQYALALVLKESFKIYCAINDGIINLVDKFFEMPRHEAFKALEIYKRAGQQAGSLSDFYEVCKGLELARNFQFPVLREPPQSFLATMEDYIREAPRMVSVPNEPLLQLTYKSEDAPSPSEDTKLPSDDEPKLEPSENVEVSSVEVAHPPPPLPPNNLDDGDLLGINVVAHDASAIEESNALALAIVPSGSAAAAPTFDSGAFQAKDFDPTGWELALVTTPSSNISSANERQLAGGLDTLTLTSLYDEGAYRAAQQPVYGAPAPNPFEVHDPFAVSNGVAAPPAVQMAAMAQQQPNPFAPYPTYQQQQQQQQQQHLMFGPPNPFGDAGFGAFPRNTTTAHPQNNNPFGSTSLL, encoded by the exons ATGGCCACGCTTCAGACTTGGAGGAAGGCTTATGGTGCTCTCAAGGACTCCACCAAAGTCGGCCTCGCCCACGTTAACAGCGATTTCGCG GATTTGGACGTTGCGGTCGTCAAAGCTACGAATCACGTCGAATGTCCACCCAAGGAGAGGCACATCAGAA AAATTTTGGTCGCCACGTCTGCGATCAGGCCACGAGCCGATGTTGCCTACTGCATTCATGCGCTCTCGAGGCGATTGGCGAAGACGCATAATTGGACG GTGGCGTTAAAGACGCTCATAGTTATCCATAGAGCATTAAGGGAGGGTGATCCTACTTTCCGGGAAGAACTTCTTAATTTCTCACAGAGGGGACGCATTCTCCAACTGTCCAATTTCAAAGATGATTCAAGCCCTATTG CTTGGGATTGCTCTGCCTGGGTACGTACATATGCACTGTTTCTAGAGGAACGACTTGAATGTTTTAGGATTCTGAAGTATGACATCGAGGCTGAGCGCCTCCCCAGACCTGCCCAAGGGCAGGAGAAG GGTTACAGCAGGACCAGGGAATTGGATAGTGAAGAACTATTGGAACAGTTGCCTGCTTTGCAGCAGCTGCTACATCGTCTTATTGGATGCCGG CCGGAGGGAGCTGCTATTGGCAATTATGTGATACAGTATGCACTGGCTTTG gTACTCAAAGAGAGCTTTAAAATTTATTGTGCTATTAATGATGGAATTATCAATCTTGTTGATAAG TTCTTTGAGATGCCCAGACATGAAGCTTTTAAAGCCCTTGAAATCTATAAACGAGCTGGCCAGCAG GCTGGGAGCCTTTCTGATTTCTATGAAGTTTGCAAAGGTTTGGAACTTGCTAGAAATTTCCAGTTTCCTGTTTTGAGAGAG CCTCCACAATCTTTTCTTGCAACCATGGAAGATTATATAAGAGAGGCACCAAGGATGGTTTCTGTTCCAAATGAACCATTG CTTCAATTGACATACAAATCAGAAGATGCTCCTTCTCCTTCTGAAGACACAAAATTACCTAGTGATGATGAACCCAAGCTAGAACCTTCAGAAAATGTTGAAGTCTCCAGTGTCGAGGTTGCTCATCCTCCCCCTCCTCTCCCGCCAAACAACTTGGATGATGGAGATCTACTG GGAATAAATGTTGTTGCTCATGATGCATCTGCAATTGAGGAAAGCAATGCTTTGGCTCTAGCCATAGTTCCATCTGGGTCTG CAGCTGCTGCACCAACATTTGACTCCGGTGCTTTTCAAGCAAAAGACTTTGATCCTACTGGATGGGAGCTTGCCCTGGTGACCACTCCAAGCAGCAATATTTCTTCAGCGAATGAGAGGCAATTG GCTGGCGGACTGGACACACTCACTTTGACCAGTTTGTATGATGAAGGAGCATACAGAGCTGCCCAGCAGCCTGTTTATGGAGCACCAGCCCCGAATCCATTTGAGGTACATGATCCATTTGCTGTATCTAATGGTGTTGCTGCTCCTCCAGCAGTTCAAATGGCAGCGATGGCTCAACAGCAGCCCAATCCCTTTGCTCCATACCCAACCTAccagcagcagcaacagcaaCAGCAACAGCAACATTTGATGTTTGGTCCACCCAATCCTTTTGGGGACGCAGGGTTTGGGGCATTTCCTCGCAACACTACTACTGCTCACCCTCAAAATAACAATCCTTTTGGAAGCACCAGCCTACTGTAA
- the LOC100250842 gene encoding probable NAD(P)H dehydrogenase subunit CRR3, chloroplastic gives MINEDISSRLGHSLNHVLTSHSLTLGGLTKLIRASHSMRCVSMSTPIALASLNHHSQPPLPQPKRIEPTTLPKTKRPQPPQRQPSVIQIERAIGAGIFRDRDPRGSDQNKTLFDLLLSNSIGKTEGSVEKKLRETGEWIIDRAEGTSRSAAKQILMVTFLWVLPTWTLLLLVASGVLKLPFSIPFLDNLIM, from the exons ATGATAAATGAAGATATTTCCAGTCGTCTTGGTCATTCACTCAACCATGTCCTCACTTCTCACTCCCTGACTCTGGGTGGTTTGACGAAGTTGATACGAGCGTCACACAGTATGAGGTGCGTTTCCATGTCCACACCTATCGCTCTTGCCTCCCTTAATCACCACTCACAACCACCTCTTCCTCAGCCCAAGCGCATTGAACCTACAACCCTACCAAAAACTAAGCGCCCTCAACCACCACAGCGGCAGCCCTCCGTCATCCAAATCGAAAGAGCCATTGGTGCTGGCATTTTCCGCGACCGCGACCCCAG GGGTTCCGATCAAAACAAGACTCTATTTGACCTACTTTTGTCCAATTCTATTGGCAAGACCGAAGGGTCTGTCGAAAAGAAGCTCCGCGAGACTGGCGAATGGATCATTGATAGAGCAGAGGGGACGTCACGCTCTGCTG CAAAGCAAATTCTGATGGTTACGTTTCTATGGGTTCTACCAACATGGACTCTGTTGCTCCTAGTAGCTTCCGGAGTCTTAAAGCTACCATTCAGCATTCCATTTCTTGATAACCTCATTATGTGA
- the LOC100254309 gene encoding putative clathrin assembly protein At2g01600 isoform X2 — protein MATLQTWRKAYGALKDSTKVGLAHVNSDFADLDVAVVKATNHVECPPKERHIRKILVATSAIRPRADVAYCIHALSRRLAKTHNWTVALKTLIVIHRALREGDPTFREELLNFSQRGRILQLSNFKDDSSPIAWDCSAWVRTYALFLEERLECFRILKYDIEAERLPRPAQGQEKGYSRTRELDSEELLEQLPALQQLLHRLIGCRPEGAAIGNYVIQYALALVLKESFKIYCAINDGIINLVDKFFEMPRHEAFKALEIYKRAGQQAGSLSDFYEVCKGLELARNFQFPVLREPPQSFLATMEDYIREAPRMVSVPNEPLLQLTYKSEDAPSPSEDTKLPSDDEPKLEPSENVEVSSVEVAHPPPPLPPNNLDDGDLLGINVVAHDASAIEESNALALAIVPSGSAAAPTFDSGAFQAKDFDPTGWELALVTTPSSNISSANERQLAGGLDTLTLTSLYDEGAYRAAQQPVYGAPAPNPFEVHDPFAVSNGVAAPPAVQMAAMAQQQPNPFAPYPTYQQQQQQQQQQHLMFGPPNPFGDAGFGAFPRNTTTAHPQNNNPFGSTSLL, from the exons ATGGCCACGCTTCAGACTTGGAGGAAGGCTTATGGTGCTCTCAAGGACTCCACCAAAGTCGGCCTCGCCCACGTTAACAGCGATTTCGCG GATTTGGACGTTGCGGTCGTCAAAGCTACGAATCACGTCGAATGTCCACCCAAGGAGAGGCACATCAGAA AAATTTTGGTCGCCACGTCTGCGATCAGGCCACGAGCCGATGTTGCCTACTGCATTCATGCGCTCTCGAGGCGATTGGCGAAGACGCATAATTGGACG GTGGCGTTAAAGACGCTCATAGTTATCCATAGAGCATTAAGGGAGGGTGATCCTACTTTCCGGGAAGAACTTCTTAATTTCTCACAGAGGGGACGCATTCTCCAACTGTCCAATTTCAAAGATGATTCAAGCCCTATTG CTTGGGATTGCTCTGCCTGGGTACGTACATATGCACTGTTTCTAGAGGAACGACTTGAATGTTTTAGGATTCTGAAGTATGACATCGAGGCTGAGCGCCTCCCCAGACCTGCCCAAGGGCAGGAGAAG GGTTACAGCAGGACCAGGGAATTGGATAGTGAAGAACTATTGGAACAGTTGCCTGCTTTGCAGCAGCTGCTACATCGTCTTATTGGATGCCGG CCGGAGGGAGCTGCTATTGGCAATTATGTGATACAGTATGCACTGGCTTTG gTACTCAAAGAGAGCTTTAAAATTTATTGTGCTATTAATGATGGAATTATCAATCTTGTTGATAAG TTCTTTGAGATGCCCAGACATGAAGCTTTTAAAGCCCTTGAAATCTATAAACGAGCTGGCCAGCAG GCTGGGAGCCTTTCTGATTTCTATGAAGTTTGCAAAGGTTTGGAACTTGCTAGAAATTTCCAGTTTCCTGTTTTGAGAGAG CCTCCACAATCTTTTCTTGCAACCATGGAAGATTATATAAGAGAGGCACCAAGGATGGTTTCTGTTCCAAATGAACCATTG CTTCAATTGACATACAAATCAGAAGATGCTCCTTCTCCTTCTGAAGACACAAAATTACCTAGTGATGATGAACCCAAGCTAGAACCTTCAGAAAATGTTGAAGTCTCCAGTGTCGAGGTTGCTCATCCTCCCCCTCCTCTCCCGCCAAACAACTTGGATGATGGAGATCTACTG GGAATAAATGTTGTTGCTCATGATGCATCTGCAATTGAGGAAAGCAATGCTTTGGCTCTAGCCATAGTTCCATCTGGGTCTG CTGCTGCACCAACATTTGACTCCGGTGCTTTTCAAGCAAAAGACTTTGATCCTACTGGATGGGAGCTTGCCCTGGTGACCACTCCAAGCAGCAATATTTCTTCAGCGAATGAGAGGCAATTG GCTGGCGGACTGGACACACTCACTTTGACCAGTTTGTATGATGAAGGAGCATACAGAGCTGCCCAGCAGCCTGTTTATGGAGCACCAGCCCCGAATCCATTTGAGGTACATGATCCATTTGCTGTATCTAATGGTGTTGCTGCTCCTCCAGCAGTTCAAATGGCAGCGATGGCTCAACAGCAGCCCAATCCCTTTGCTCCATACCCAACCTAccagcagcagcaacagcaaCAGCAACAGCAACATTTGATGTTTGGTCCACCCAATCCTTTTGGGGACGCAGGGTTTGGGGCATTTCCTCGCAACACTACTACTGCTCACCCTCAAAATAACAATCCTTTTGGAAGCACCAGCCTACTGTAA
- the LOC100255981 gene encoding uncharacterized protein LOC100255981 isoform X2, translating to MMASTIPPHFKFKVWNNHPHPNTHLDVIAVRPTRTRRSPTASFCSTHQHHLLHHHIFNHKSSSIRTVLTRVSGDGGGIVDAASQQSASADRNTINSSSPSLGDGYVALFVRMLGLDNDPLDREQAVVALWKYSLGGKQYIDAIMQFRGCLNLTVNLLKSDSSSTCEAAAGLLREIASINLHRESVAESGAIEEITGLLRHSSLTSEVKEQSICTLWNLSVDEKLRMKIANTDLLPLVIRSLEDEDIKVKEAAGGVLANLALSTSLHSIMVEAGVIPKLAKLLRIDVEGSKVIKKEARNALLELAKDEYNRILIVEEGLVIVPMIGAAAYKALTPGLYSWPSLPDGTKIEQSSKAPSKYGASELLLGLNIDDKNAEIDKSKINAVVGRTQQQFLARIGAIEVEDERKSQSVSTSQRFTLLPWMDGVARLVLILGLEDELAISRAAESIADASINEHMRISFKEAGAMKHLVRLLDHNNDSVRFAVTCALERLSVSNSICQLIEAEGVIYPLLNALKHSGTSETLMEKTLDILARILDPGKEMKSKFYEGPVNGSKKGLNAMGRPDATIQFVGNMDETAVSKSTTGKDVMDSAIIACLVEILKTPSPNLQRKASSILEFLTIIEPHLDTILSVDIESGLEAVFQQKILDDTESDMGDQRPELHALKVEEAGLAISAASRLLTKLLDFVQFRQTINAARFTKLLRKTLRSNIPLHNKDWVAACLVKLSSLSGPNQDFDDPVNLEVTLYETVPRLVEQIKTSFSPEAQEAAVIELNRIISEGVVDSTRAVAAEGGIFPLVKVIEEGSERAVEAALAILYNISMDSENHSAIIAAGAIPALRRIVLSQGPQWMRALHLLRTLPT from the exons ATGATGGCTTCGACAATACCACCTCATTTCAAGTTTAAGGTTTGGAACAATCATCCACACCCAAACACCCACTTGGATGTTATTGCAGTTAGACCCACAAGAACCCGAAGGAGTCCAACTGCCTCATTCTGTTCTACCCATCagcatcatcttcttcatcatcataTCTTCAACCACAAATCAAGTTCTATCCGTACAGTCCTCACAAGGGTCAGCGGCGATGGTGGAGGTATTGTTGATGCCGCCTCACAACAGTCTGCTTCTGCG GACAGAAATACAATAAACAGCAGCTCTCCTAGTCTTGGTGATGGTTATGTGGCATTGTTTGTTCGGATGCTTGGGCTAGATAATGATCCTCTTGATAGGGAACAGGCAGTAGTAGCATTGTGGAAATATTCACTTGGAGGAAAGCAGTATATTGATGCCATAATGCAATTCCGAGGCTGCTTAAATCTCACAGTAAATCTCCTTAAATCAGACTCCAGTTCTACTTGTGAAGCAGCTGCAGGCCTTCTACGAGAAATAGCTTCAATTAATCTACACAGAGAGTCAGTAGCAGAAAGTGGGGCAATAGAAGAGATAACTGGTTTGTTGAGGCATTCTTCCTTGACATCTGAG GTGAAGGAGCAAAGTATTTGTACTCTATGGAATCTGTCTGTAGATGAAAAGCTCAGAATGAAAATTGCTAACACTGATCTTCTGCCGCTAGTAATCAGGTCCCTGGAGGATGAGGATATTAAAGTGAAGGAGGCAGCTGGAGGGGTTTTGGCAAATTTGGCATTAAGCACATCTCTTCACAGCATCATGGTTGAAGCAGGTGTTATTCCAAAATTG GCAAAGCTTTTAAGAATTGATGTAGAAGGATCTAAAGTCATTAAAAAGGAAGCAAGAAATGCATTGTTGGAACTTGCTAAggatgaatataatagaattcTCATCGTTGAGGAGGGTCTGGTCATAGTGCCAATGATTGGTGCAGCTGCCTACAAGGCCTTGACACCAGGTTTGTACTCATGGCCTTCTTTACCTGATGGTACAAAGATCGAACAGAGTTCCAAAGCTCCCTCAAAGTATGGCGCCTCTGAATTACTCCTTGGATTGAATATTGATGACAAGAATGCTGAAATAGATAAAAGCAAGATAAATGCAGTAGTTGGGCGTACACAGCAACAGTTTCTTGCTCGTATTGGGGCTATAGAGGTGGAAGATGAAAGAAAATCCCAATCTGTATCCACAAGTCAGCGGTTTACACTTTTGCCATGGATGGATGGTGTTGCTCGGTTAGTTCTGATTCTTGGGCTTGAAGATGAGTTGGCCATTTCAAGAGCTGCAGAATCAATTGCTGATGCATCTATTAATGAGCATATGCGGATCTCATTCAAGGAAGCTGGAGCCATGAAGCATCTAGTTCGACTTTTAGACCATAATAATGATTCGGTTAGATTTGCTGTAACTTGTGCTTTGGAAAGGTTGTCTGTCAG CAACAGCATCTGCCAGCTAATCGAAGCTGAAGGTGTTATATATCCTTTACTTAATGCTCTGAAGCACTCAGGGACATCTGAAACTTTGATGGAAAAG ACTTTGGATATTTTGGCACGGATTTTAGACCCTGGTAAAGAAATGAAATCAAAG TTTTATGAAGGACCAGTTAATGGATCAAAGAAGGGATTGAATGCAATGGGAAGGCCTGATGCCACTATTCAATTTGTTGGAAACATGGACGAGACAGCTGTATCAAAATCAACTACAGG GAAAGATGTCATGGACTCTGCCATCATTGCTTGCCTTGTTGAAATTTTAAAGACTCCATCCCCAAATTTGCAGAGAAAAGCATCTTCCATCCTTGAGTTCCTGACAATTATTGAGCCACACTTGGACACAATCCTTTCAGTAGACATTGAATCTGGTTTGGAAGCTGTTTTCCAACAGAAGATTTTGGACG ATACAGAATCTGATATGGGTGATCAGCGGCCAGAACTACATGCCTTGAAAGTCGAAGAAGCCGGTCTCGCTATATCTGCTGCATCACGCTTACTGACAAAATTACTTGACTTTGTGCAGTTTCGCCAAACAATAAATGCTGCACGGTTCACAAAATTGCTACGTAAAACTCTCAGGTCAAATATTCCTCTTCACAACAAAGACTGGGTTGCAGCTTGCCTAGTTAAACTGAGTTCTTTGTCTGGTCCCAACCAAGATTTTGATGATCCAGTCAACCTGGAGGTAACTCTTTATGAGACTGTCCCAAGACTTGTTGAGCAGATCAAAACCTCTTTCTCTCCAGAAGCACAAGAAGCTGCTGTTATAGAACTCAACAGAATAATTTCGGAAGGGGTGGTGGATTCTACTCGTGCAGTTGCTGCTGAGGGAGGAATATTCCCATTAGTGAAGGTGATTGAAGAAGGGAGTGAGAGGGCTGTTGAAGCTGCCTTAGCTATACTGTATAATATAAGCATGGACAGTGAGAACCATTCGGCAATTATAGCTGCTGGAGCAATCCCAGCATTGAGGAGAATTGTTCTTTCACAAGGGCCACAGTGGATGCGAGCGCTTCATTTGCTGAGGACTTTGCCTACATGA